A single region of the Xenopus laevis strain J_2021 chromosome 4L, Xenopus_laevis_v10.1, whole genome shotgun sequence genome encodes:
- the LOC121403081 gene encoding fibronectin type III domain-containing protein 7-like, with translation MLHTVPCPPDNITTSIYHASVKPQEVKVSWASSHCGTEYMATVQGGIKNNPDSLFTLESYWTPYMEFYIPVPCSSSFNATVVARNGAGESYPSLPVQGFTAPCSPQVNVPEVSGATMRISWLESVNAEKYKVLNAAANATLCETTSLACDIPFTETDLLVIAVNPSGESNPSILSDYNRSSTP, from the exons ATGCTACATACAG TTCCCTGCCCACCTGATAACATTACCACTTCAATCTACCATGCGAGTGTAAAGCCGCAGGAAGTCAAAGTGTCCTGGGCAAGTAGCCACTGTGGCACTGAATATATGGCCACTGTTCAGGGTGGAATTAAAAATAACCCAGACTCCTTGTTTACACTTGAATCCTATTGGACACCCTACATGGAATTTTATATTCCCGTGCCCTGCAGTTCATCTTTTAATGCTACTGTTGTGGCACGGAACGGAGCTGGAGAGAGCTACCCCAGTCTTCCCGTACAAGGATTTACAG CACCATGTTCTCCCCAAGTGAATGTGCCAGAGGTATCTGGTGCCACAATGAGGATTTCCTGGTTGGAGTCAGTGAATGCAGAGAAGTACAAAGTACTGAATGCAGCTGCTAATGCCACACTCTGTGAAACAACCAGCTTGGCTTGTGACATTCCCTTCACAGAAACAGACCTTCTGGTTATTGCAGTGAATCCGTCGGGAGAGAGCAATCCATCCATCCTTTCTG ACTATAATAGAAGCAGCACTCCATAA
- the prpf38b.L gene encoding pre-mRNA-splicing factor 38B isoform X1, whose product MANNSAAAQAGAPQPAQTGGGVNKPAASGKSGNVLPLWGNEKTMNLNPMILTNVLSSPYFKVQLYELKTYHEVVDEIYFKVTHVEPWEKGSRKTAGQTGMCGGVRGVGTGGIVSTAFCLLYKLFTLKLTRKQVMGLITHTDSPYIRALGFMYIRYTQPPADLWDWYEDFLDDEEELDVKAGGGCVMTIGEMLRSYLTKLEWFSTLFPRIPVPVQKHLDQQIKTKPRKVKQEGAEEVEEVERHTEKRSRSPKRSTSPRRSPRRSRSRSHHREHHGTSSFDRELEKEKERQRLEKESKDKRRSRSNDRGLERRRSKSRERHRTRSRSRDRKADRRERDREKENERSRKRDYDKKGNGRDKESDRTRDRSKECRRSQEKKERDNKRHRDDRDSRKERRHSRSRSKERKQRKSKSPSKNASSRAHSRSKDRSNRHKEKANRRSRSTSRGRTDSAEKLRKRERSSSMEKPRKRSRSKERGHKRDGENKDHDYHSGDLDEKQRDKDETL is encoded by the exons ATGGCGAACAACAGCGCGGCGGCCCAGGCTGGGGCGCCGCAACCAGCCCAGACAGGCGGCGGAGTAAACAAGCCGGCGGCCTCAGGGAAATCCGGAAACGTGTTGCCGCTCTGGGGCAACGAGAAGACTATGAACCTGAACCCCATGATCCTGACAAACGTTTTGTCCTCCCCTTACTTCAAGGTGCAGCTGTACGAACTTAAGACGTACCATGAGGTGGTGGACGAAATCTACTTCAAG GTTACTCATGTTGAACCCTGGGAGAAGGGCAGCCGGAAAACTGCTGGACAGACAGGGATGTGCGGAGGG GTTCGTGGCGTTGGCACTGGCGGCATTGTTTCCACTGCTTTCTGCCTATTGTATAAACTGTTCACCCTCAAGTTGACAAGAAAACAAGTGATGGGTCTCATTACACACACTGACTCCCCCTACATCAGGGCTCTTGGTTTCATGTACATAAG ATATACACAACCTCCTGCAGATTTGTGGGATTGGTATGAGGATTTTCTTGATGATGAAGAG gAACTGGATGTAAAGGCTGGGGGAGGCTGTGTAATGACTATTGGAGAGATGCTGAGATCATACCTCACCAAGCTAGAGTGGTTCTCCACGTTGTTCCCCAGGATTCCAGTACCGGTCCAGAAGCATTTAGACCAGCAGATAAAAACGAAGCCACGGAAGGTTAAGCAGGAAGGCGCAGAAGAAGTGGAGGAAGTGGAGCGGCACACAGAGAAGCGCTCCAG atcgCCAAAAAGATCAACAAGTCCTCGGAGGTCTCCCAGGAGATCCAGAAGCAGAAGTCATCATCGAGAGCACCATGGCACTTCAAGTTTTGACAGagaacttgaaaaggagaaagaacGTCAAAGACTAGAAAAAGAATCAAAAGATAAGAGAAGATCAAGAAGCAATGATCGCGGGCTGGAACGCAGGAGGAgcaaaagcagagagagacacaggaCACGAAGCAGGAGCAGAGACCGCAAGGCTgacagaagagaaagggacagagagaaagaaaatgagAGAAGTAGAAAACGGGACTATGACAAAAAAGGTAATGGTAGAGATAAAGAGTCTGATAGGACCAGAGATCGATCCAAAGAATGTAGGAGGAGTCaggagaaaaaagagagagataacaAGAGGCACAGAGATGACAGAGATTCTCGCAAGGAGAGGCGGCACAGCAGGAGCAGAAGTAAAGAGAGAAAACAGAGAAAGAGTAAGAGTCCTAGTAAGAATGCAAGCAGTCGAGCTCACAGCCGAAGCAAAGATAGGTCAAACCGACATAAAGAGAAAGCAAACAGACGTAGCAGAAGCACAAGTCGAGGCCGAACAGACAGTGCAGAGAAGTTAAGGAAACGGGAGCGCAGCTCCAGCATGGAGAAACCACGTAAACGAAGCAGGAGCAAAGAACGGGGGCATAAGCGTGATGGTGAAAACAAGGACCATGATTACCACAGCGGTGACCTTGATGAAAAGCAAAGAGACAAAGATGAGACTCTGTAA
- the prpf38b.L gene encoding pre-mRNA-splicing factor 38B isoform X2 — protein MGLITHTDSPYIRALGFMYIRYTQPPADLWDWYEDFLDDEEELDVKAGGGCVMTIGEMLRSYLTKLEWFSTLFPRIPVPVQKHLDQQIKTKPRKVKQEGAEEVEEVERHTEKRSRSPKRSTSPRRSPRRSRSRSHHREHHGTSSFDRELEKEKERQRLEKESKDKRRSRSNDRGLERRRSKSRERHRTRSRSRDRKADRRERDREKENERSRKRDYDKKGNGRDKESDRTRDRSKECRRSQEKKERDNKRHRDDRDSRKERRHSRSRSKERKQRKSKSPSKNASSRAHSRSKDRSNRHKEKANRRSRSTSRGRTDSAEKLRKRERSSSMEKPRKRSRSKERGHKRDGENKDHDYHSGDLDEKQRDKDETL, from the exons ATGGGTCTCATTACACACACTGACTCCCCCTACATCAGGGCTCTTGGTTTCATGTACATAAG ATATACACAACCTCCTGCAGATTTGTGGGATTGGTATGAGGATTTTCTTGATGATGAAGAG gAACTGGATGTAAAGGCTGGGGGAGGCTGTGTAATGACTATTGGAGAGATGCTGAGATCATACCTCACCAAGCTAGAGTGGTTCTCCACGTTGTTCCCCAGGATTCCAGTACCGGTCCAGAAGCATTTAGACCAGCAGATAAAAACGAAGCCACGGAAGGTTAAGCAGGAAGGCGCAGAAGAAGTGGAGGAAGTGGAGCGGCACACAGAGAAGCGCTCCAG atcgCCAAAAAGATCAACAAGTCCTCGGAGGTCTCCCAGGAGATCCAGAAGCAGAAGTCATCATCGAGAGCACCATGGCACTTCAAGTTTTGACAGagaacttgaaaaggagaaagaacGTCAAAGACTAGAAAAAGAATCAAAAGATAAGAGAAGATCAAGAAGCAATGATCGCGGGCTGGAACGCAGGAGGAgcaaaagcagagagagacacaggaCACGAAGCAGGAGCAGAGACCGCAAGGCTgacagaagagaaagggacagagagaaagaaaatgagAGAAGTAGAAAACGGGACTATGACAAAAAAGGTAATGGTAGAGATAAAGAGTCTGATAGGACCAGAGATCGATCCAAAGAATGTAGGAGGAGTCaggagaaaaaagagagagataacaAGAGGCACAGAGATGACAGAGATTCTCGCAAGGAGAGGCGGCACAGCAGGAGCAGAAGTAAAGAGAGAAAACAGAGAAAGAGTAAGAGTCCTAGTAAGAATGCAAGCAGTCGAGCTCACAGCCGAAGCAAAGATAGGTCAAACCGACATAAAGAGAAAGCAAACAGACGTAGCAGAAGCACAAGTCGAGGCCGAACAGACAGTGCAGAGAAGTTAAGGAAACGGGAGCGCAGCTCCAGCATGGAGAAACCACGTAAACGAAGCAGGAGCAAAGAACGGGGGCATAAGCGTGATGGTGAAAACAAGGACCATGATTACCACAGCGGTGACCTTGATGAAAAGCAAAGAGACAAAGATGAGACTCTGTAA
- the prpf38b.L gene encoding pre-mRNA-splicing factor 38B isoform X3: MSPRELDVKAGGGCVMTIGEMLRSYLTKLEWFSTLFPRIPVPVQKHLDQQIKTKPRKVKQEGAEEVEEVERHTEKRSRSPKRSTSPRRSPRRSRSRSHHREHHGTSSFDRELEKEKERQRLEKESKDKRRSRSNDRGLERRRSKSRERHRTRSRSRDRKADRRERDREKENERSRKRDYDKKGNGRDKESDRTRDRSKECRRSQEKKERDNKRHRDDRDSRKERRHSRSRSKERKQRKSKSPSKNASSRAHSRSKDRSNRHKEKANRRSRSTSRGRTDSAEKLRKRERSSSMEKPRKRSRSKERGHKRDGENKDHDYHSGDLDEKQRDKDETL, translated from the exons ATGTCACCAAGG gAACTGGATGTAAAGGCTGGGGGAGGCTGTGTAATGACTATTGGAGAGATGCTGAGATCATACCTCACCAAGCTAGAGTGGTTCTCCACGTTGTTCCCCAGGATTCCAGTACCGGTCCAGAAGCATTTAGACCAGCAGATAAAAACGAAGCCACGGAAGGTTAAGCAGGAAGGCGCAGAAGAAGTGGAGGAAGTGGAGCGGCACACAGAGAAGCGCTCCAG atcgCCAAAAAGATCAACAAGTCCTCGGAGGTCTCCCAGGAGATCCAGAAGCAGAAGTCATCATCGAGAGCACCATGGCACTTCAAGTTTTGACAGagaacttgaaaaggagaaagaacGTCAAAGACTAGAAAAAGAATCAAAAGATAAGAGAAGATCAAGAAGCAATGATCGCGGGCTGGAACGCAGGAGGAgcaaaagcagagagagacacaggaCACGAAGCAGGAGCAGAGACCGCAAGGCTgacagaagagaaagggacagagagaaagaaaatgagAGAAGTAGAAAACGGGACTATGACAAAAAAGGTAATGGTAGAGATAAAGAGTCTGATAGGACCAGAGATCGATCCAAAGAATGTAGGAGGAGTCaggagaaaaaagagagagataacaAGAGGCACAGAGATGACAGAGATTCTCGCAAGGAGAGGCGGCACAGCAGGAGCAGAAGTAAAGAGAGAAAACAGAGAAAGAGTAAGAGTCCTAGTAAGAATGCAAGCAGTCGAGCTCACAGCCGAAGCAAAGATAGGTCAAACCGACATAAAGAGAAAGCAAACAGACGTAGCAGAAGCACAAGTCGAGGCCGAACAGACAGTGCAGAGAAGTTAAGGAAACGGGAGCGCAGCTCCAGCATGGAGAAACCACGTAAACGAAGCAGGAGCAAAGAACGGGGGCATAAGCGTGATGGTGAAAACAAGGACCATGATTACCACAGCGGTGACCTTGATGAAAAGCAAAGAGACAAAGATGAGACTCTGTAA
- the henmt1.L gene encoding small RNA 2'-O-methyltransferase isoform X1: MEPVVFKPPLYQQRYQFVKSYVDTYKPKKVADLGCSECALLHTLRFWDCIEVLVGLDIDEDVLRRKMHTLTPLAAHYLEPSKTSLTVNLYQGSVTQKDPALLGFDLITCIELIEHLKADDLADFREVLFGFMAPFTVIISTPNAEFNILLPKCTGFRHPDHKFEWNRREFQSWATEVAECFNYRVEFTGVGEPLQDSKNVGFCSQIAVFTRNYTESEESLKRKMEYKSVYKTVLHAVYPSLQEEKYLRQAVQKVALFHAYQIKANFLQQFIPKEENEESHNTDTEDEEPHNTDNEHGHCMDLKLTSKWPTLPQTEQDENMEPFLQGDTLYVPLQKIFCVPKVKELCGNMDNLRTMITGEATLSTDGNAILYHVDLENSF; this comes from the exons ATGGAACCAGTGGTCTTCAAGCCGCCACTCTATCAACAGCGCTATCAGTTTGTGAAGTCCTATGTGGATACCTACAAGCCCAAAAAG GTTGCAGATCTTGGCTGCAGCGAGTGTGCACTTCTTCACACACTCAGGTTCTGGGACTGCATTGAGGTGCTTGTGGGTTTGGACATTGATGAAGATGTGCTGAGaaggaaaat GCATACCCTGACACCCCTAGCAGCTCATTACCTCGAGCCCAGCAAGACCTCATTGACAGTAAACTTATACCAGGGTTCCGTGACACAGAAGGATCCAGCTCTTCTTGGCTTTGATTTGATAACATGCATTGAGCT gatAGAACATTTGAAAGCAGATGATCTGGCCGATTTCAGAGAAGTGCTATTTGGATTCATGGCACcattcactgtaataataagcaCCCCTAATGCTGAATTTAACATCCTGCTTCCCAAATGCACAGGCTTCCGGCACCCTGATCACAAGTTTGAATGGAACCGCAGAGAATTTCAGAGCTG ggCTACTGAAGTTGCTGAATGCTTTAATTACAGGGTGGAATTTACTGGTGTAGGAGAACCTCTTCAGGATTCCAAAAATGTTGGGTTTTGTTCCCAAATAGCAGTTTTTACCCGCAATTACACAGAGAGTGAGGAATCTCTTAAAAGGAAAATGGAATATAAGAGTGTATACAAAACA GTGCTGCATGCTGTATACCCAAGTCTTCAAGAAGAGAAGTACCTGCGTCAGGCTGTACAGAAAGTAGCATTATTTCATGCATACCAAATAAAGGCAAATTTTCTACAGCAGTTTATCCCGAAAGAAGAGAATGAAGAGTCACACAATACAGATACTGAGGATGAAGAGCCACACAATACAGATAATGAGCATGGACACTGCATGGATTTAAAGCTGACTTCCAAATGGCCAACACTACCTCAGACAGAGCAGGATGAAAACATGGAACCTTTTCTTCAAGGAGATACCCTTTATGTGCCCCTGCAAAAGATCTTCTGTGTCCCAAAAGTAAAGGAACTTTGTGGGAATATGGATAATTTAAGAACAATGATAACTGGCGAAGCCACACTTAGTACTGATGGAAATGCAATTTTATATCATGTTGatctggaaaacagtttttaG
- the henmt1.L gene encoding small RNA 2'-O-methyltransferase isoform X3: MEPVVFKPPLYQQRYQFVKSYVDTYKPKKVADLGCSECALLHTLRFWDCIEVLVGLDIDEDVLRRKMHTLTPLAAHYLEPSKTSLTVNLYQGSVTQKDPALLGFDLITCIELIEHLKADDLADFREVLFGFMAPFTVIISTPNAEFNILLPKCTGFRHPDHKFEWNRREFQSWATEVAECFNYRVEFTGVGEPLQDSKNVGFCSQIAVFTRNYTESEESLKRKMEYKSVYKTQFIPKEENEESHNTDTEDEEPHNTDNEHGHCMDLKLTSKWPTLPQTEQDENMEPFLQGDTLYVPLQKIFCVPKVKELCGNMDNLRTMITGEATLSTDGNAILYHVDLENSF; this comes from the exons ATGGAACCAGTGGTCTTCAAGCCGCCACTCTATCAACAGCGCTATCAGTTTGTGAAGTCCTATGTGGATACCTACAAGCCCAAAAAG GTTGCAGATCTTGGCTGCAGCGAGTGTGCACTTCTTCACACACTCAGGTTCTGGGACTGCATTGAGGTGCTTGTGGGTTTGGACATTGATGAAGATGTGCTGAGaaggaaaat GCATACCCTGACACCCCTAGCAGCTCATTACCTCGAGCCCAGCAAGACCTCATTGACAGTAAACTTATACCAGGGTTCCGTGACACAGAAGGATCCAGCTCTTCTTGGCTTTGATTTGATAACATGCATTGAGCT gatAGAACATTTGAAAGCAGATGATCTGGCCGATTTCAGAGAAGTGCTATTTGGATTCATGGCACcattcactgtaataataagcaCCCCTAATGCTGAATTTAACATCCTGCTTCCCAAATGCACAGGCTTCCGGCACCCTGATCACAAGTTTGAATGGAACCGCAGAGAATTTCAGAGCTG ggCTACTGAAGTTGCTGAATGCTTTAATTACAGGGTGGAATTTACTGGTGTAGGAGAACCTCTTCAGGATTCCAAAAATGTTGGGTTTTGTTCCCAAATAGCAGTTTTTACCCGCAATTACACAGAGAGTGAGGAATCTCTTAAAAGGAAAATGGAATATAAGAGTGTATACAAAACA CAGTTTATCCCGAAAGAAGAGAATGAAGAGTCACACAATACAGATACTGAGGATGAAGAGCCACACAATACAGATAATGAGCATGGACACTGCATGGATTTAAAGCTGACTTCCAAATGGCCAACACTACCTCAGACAGAGCAGGATGAAAACATGGAACCTTTTCTTCAAGGAGATACCCTTTATGTGCCCCTGCAAAAGATCTTCTGTGTCCCAAAAGTAAAGGAACTTTGTGGGAATATGGATAATTTAAGAACAATGATAACTGGCGAAGCCACACTTAGTACTGATGGAAATGCAATTTTATATCATGTTGatctggaaaacagtttttaG
- the henmt1.L gene encoding small RNA 2'-O-methyltransferase isoform X2, with amino-acid sequence MEPVVFKPPLYQQRYQFVKSYVDTYKPKKVADLGCSECALLHTLRFWDCIEVLVGLDIDEDVLRRKMHTLTPLAAHYLEPSKTSLTVNLYQGSVTQKDPALLGFDLITCIELIEHLKADDLADFREVLFGFMAPFTVIISTPNAEFNILLPKCTGFRHPDHKFEWNRREFQSWVEFTGVGEPLQDSKNVGFCSQIAVFTRNYTESEESLKRKMEYKSVYKTVLHAVYPSLQEEKYLRQAVQKVALFHAYQIKANFLQQFIPKEENEESHNTDTEDEEPHNTDNEHGHCMDLKLTSKWPTLPQTEQDENMEPFLQGDTLYVPLQKIFCVPKVKELCGNMDNLRTMITGEATLSTDGNAILYHVDLENSF; translated from the exons ATGGAACCAGTGGTCTTCAAGCCGCCACTCTATCAACAGCGCTATCAGTTTGTGAAGTCCTATGTGGATACCTACAAGCCCAAAAAG GTTGCAGATCTTGGCTGCAGCGAGTGTGCACTTCTTCACACACTCAGGTTCTGGGACTGCATTGAGGTGCTTGTGGGTTTGGACATTGATGAAGATGTGCTGAGaaggaaaat GCATACCCTGACACCCCTAGCAGCTCATTACCTCGAGCCCAGCAAGACCTCATTGACAGTAAACTTATACCAGGGTTCCGTGACACAGAAGGATCCAGCTCTTCTTGGCTTTGATTTGATAACATGCATTGAGCT gatAGAACATTTGAAAGCAGATGATCTGGCCGATTTCAGAGAAGTGCTATTTGGATTCATGGCACcattcactgtaataataagcaCCCCTAATGCTGAATTTAACATCCTGCTTCCCAAATGCACAGGCTTCCGGCACCCTGATCACAAGTTTGAATGGAACCGCAGAGAATTTCAGAGCTG GGTGGAATTTACTGGTGTAGGAGAACCTCTTCAGGATTCCAAAAATGTTGGGTTTTGTTCCCAAATAGCAGTTTTTACCCGCAATTACACAGAGAGTGAGGAATCTCTTAAAAGGAAAATGGAATATAAGAGTGTATACAAAACA GTGCTGCATGCTGTATACCCAAGTCTTCAAGAAGAGAAGTACCTGCGTCAGGCTGTACAGAAAGTAGCATTATTTCATGCATACCAAATAAAGGCAAATTTTCTACAGCAGTTTATCCCGAAAGAAGAGAATGAAGAGTCACACAATACAGATACTGAGGATGAAGAGCCACACAATACAGATAATGAGCATGGACACTGCATGGATTTAAAGCTGACTTCCAAATGGCCAACACTACCTCAGACAGAGCAGGATGAAAACATGGAACCTTTTCTTCAAGGAGATACCCTTTATGTGCCCCTGCAAAAGATCTTCTGTGTCCCAAAAGTAAAGGAACTTTGTGGGAATATGGATAATTTAAGAACAATGATAACTGGCGAAGCCACACTTAGTACTGATGGAAATGCAATTTTATATCATGTTGatctggaaaacagtttttaG